One region of Monomorium pharaonis isolate MP-MQ-018 chromosome 11, ASM1337386v2, whole genome shotgun sequence genomic DNA includes:
- the LOC105836621 gene encoding eukaryotic translation initiation factor eIF1, whose amino-acid sequence MSIQNLNTFDPFADAIKGSDDDVQDGLVHIRIQQRNGRKTLTTVQGLSSEYDLKKIVRACKKEFACNGTVIEHPEYGEVLQLQGDQRENICQWLTKSGLAKPDQLKVHGF is encoded by the exons ATGTCCATCCAGAATCTCAACACATTCG ACCCCTTTGCGGATGCAATCAAGGGTTCAGACGATGACGTCCAGGACGGCCTCGTTCATATAAGGATCCAGCAGCGGAATGGTCGCAAAACTTTAACAACGGTGCAAGGACTCTCCTCGGAATATGACTTGAAGAAAATCGTGAGAGCATGTAAAAAG gAGTTTGCCTGCAATGGGACAGTAATAGAGCACCCGGAGTACGGGGAGGTGCTGCAGCTGCAGGGGGATCAGCGAGAGAATATATGCCAGTGGCTGACAAAGTCAGGTCTGGCAAAACCTGACCAGCTCAAGGTCCATGGTTTTTAA